One Kribbella sp. NBC_00662 genomic region harbors:
- a CDS encoding MFS transporter: MTSTPTTVIAAHRPHSLRDAWVALAGLSAVFLFEMLDNSILNVALPTIGRELHASTTALQWVTGAYAVVFGGLMLAFGAIADRFGRRRIMLIGLALLGVASLATAFVSNVEQLIAVRVAMGVAAAMTTPGSLALSFRLFEEDELRVRATTLISTVGLVGLAVGPTAGGFVLAIAPWQVLLLVNVPIAVLALVGVRLGITADVAEELHRDPIDIAGAVLGTAAIVLALVAPTLFVNEGARSWSAWMTTAGAVAGAVLFYLRERSARYPLLDPKLVAHPLVSSGLAFKAAAGLATAGLGYLVTLQLQLDWGWSPALAAIGMLPQVVVLVAGGALIGPFVRRVGLGRAAWISAAAVVLGLAVYGSLNRFGYLWVAVALVLVAAGMRVVGVVAGVNVLRGLPENRTTIGAALTDTATEVTSAAGIAVTGTLLALIFTGPITTPHWTTHQTTQFHQATTTAALTLTALAAALVAYGIIRTRGTAARG, encoded by the coding sequence CCGTCATAGCAGCTCACCGGCCCCACTCGCTGCGAGACGCGTGGGTGGCGCTGGCCGGACTGTCCGCGGTGTTCCTGTTCGAGATGCTCGACAACTCGATCCTGAACGTCGCGCTGCCCACGATCGGGCGCGAACTGCACGCCTCGACGACCGCGCTGCAGTGGGTGACGGGCGCGTACGCCGTGGTGTTCGGCGGGCTGATGCTGGCGTTCGGGGCGATCGCCGACCGGTTCGGGCGCCGGCGGATCATGCTGATCGGGCTGGCTCTGCTCGGCGTCGCGAGTCTCGCGACTGCGTTCGTGTCCAACGTGGAGCAGTTGATCGCCGTACGGGTCGCGATGGGTGTGGCCGCTGCGATGACGACGCCGGGGTCGCTCGCGTTGTCGTTCCGGCTGTTCGAGGAGGACGAACTGCGCGTCCGGGCGACGACGCTGATCTCGACCGTGGGGCTGGTCGGGCTGGCGGTCGGTCCGACGGCGGGTGGGTTCGTGCTCGCGATCGCGCCGTGGCAGGTCCTGCTGCTGGTGAACGTGCCGATCGCCGTACTCGCTCTTGTCGGTGTGCGTCTCGGCATCACGGCGGATGTCGCGGAAGAGCTGCACCGCGATCCGATCGACATCGCCGGCGCGGTGTTGGGTACGGCGGCGATCGTGCTCGCGCTGGTCGCGCCGACGCTGTTCGTCAACGAGGGGGCTCGGTCGTGGTCTGCGTGGATGACGACGGCCGGTGCTGTTGCTGGGGCTGTTCTGTTCTACCTGCGCGAGCGGTCGGCTCGCTACCCGCTCCTCGATCCCAAACTCGTCGCCCATCCGCTGGTCTCCAGCGGACTCGCATTCAAGGCTGCTGCCGGGCTCGCAACCGCCGGCCTCGGCTACCTCGTCACGCTGCAACTGCAGCTCGACTGGGGCTGGTCCCCCGCGCTGGCCGCGATCGGCATGCTTCCCCAGGTGGTAGTCCTCGTCGCCGGCGGCGCACTGATCGGCCCGTTCGTACGACGCGTCGGCCTCGGGCGGGCTGCGTGGATCAGCGCTGCCGCTGTGGTGCTCGGTCTCGCCGTCTACGGCTCACTGAACCGCTTCGGCTACCTCTGGGTCGCGGTCGCTTTGGTGCTGGTCGCCGCCGGCATGCGCGTCGTCGGAGTAGTTGCCGGAGTCAACGTCCTCCGAGGCCTACCCGAAAACCGCACCACAATCGGCGCCGCGCTCACCGACACCGCCACCGAAGTAACCTCCGCCGCCGGCATAGCCGTCACCGGCACCCTCCTGGCCCTCATCTTCACCGGCCCCATCACCACCCCACACTGGACCACTCACCAAACCACCCAGTTCCACCAAGCAACCACCACCGCAGCCCTGACCCTCACCGCCCTCGCCGCGGCATTAGTTGCCTACGGCATCATCCGCACCCGAGGCACGGCGGCGCGCGGCTGA